One Pseudomonas abieticivorans genomic region harbors:
- a CDS encoding carboxy terminal-processing peptidase: MKHFLPSSALALCIGLGSLSMSAYTFAANSWDKLQPDRDEVIASLNVVELLKRHHYSKPPLDDKRSVIIYDSYLKLLDPSRSYFLASDITEFDKWKTQFDDFLKSGDLDPGFTIYKRYLDRVKSRLDFALAELDKGVDKMDFTTHDTLLIDRKDAPWLKSEAELDDLWRKRVKDEVLRMKIAGKDPKQIQDTLTKRYKNQLARLDQTRSEDMFSAYINTFAQSYDPHTNYLSPDSAENFDINMSLSLEGIGAVLQSDNDQVKVVRLVPAGPADKTKQIAPADKIIGVAQGDKEMVDVVGWRLDEVVKLIRGAKGSVVRLEVIPHTNAPNDQTSKIVAITREAVKLEEQAAKKSILHLTENGKEYKLGVIEIPAFYLDFKAFRAGDPDYKSTTRDVKKLLTELQKEKVDGVVIDLRNNGGGSLQEATELTSLFIEKGPTVLVRNADGRVDVLEDENPGAFYKGPMALLVNRLSASASEIFAGAMQDYHRALIIGGQTFGKGTVQTIQPLNHGELKLTLAKFYRVSGQSTQHQGVLPDVAFPSIIDTKEIGESALPEAMPWDTIRPSIKPAVDPFKPFIAQLKADHDARTDKDAEFIYIRDRLALAEKLMNEKTVSLNEADRRAQHTDIEAKQLALENARRKAKGEEPLKEMKKEDEDALAAEPDKTKPEDDAYLAETGRILLDYLKLNSTVAKH; this comes from the coding sequence ATGAAGCATTTCTTACCCAGCTCCGCCCTTGCACTGTGCATTGGCCTCGGCTCACTGTCGATGTCTGCCTACACATTCGCCGCCAACAGCTGGGATAAACTTCAGCCTGACCGCGACGAGGTGATTGCCAGCCTGAATGTCGTCGAGCTGCTCAAGCGTCATCACTACAGCAAGCCGCCGTTGGATGACAAACGTTCGGTCATCATCTACGACAGCTACCTCAAGCTGTTGGATCCCTCGCGCAGCTATTTCCTGGCCAGCGATATCACCGAATTCGACAAGTGGAAGACGCAGTTCGACGACTTCCTCAAGAGCGGTGACCTGGACCCAGGCTTTACCATCTACAAGCGCTACCTGGACCGCGTCAAGTCGCGCCTGGACTTCGCCCTGGCAGAACTGGACAAGGGCGTCGACAAGATGGACTTCACCACCCACGACACCTTGCTGATCGACCGCAAGGATGCCCCGTGGCTCAAAAGCGAAGCGGAGCTTGACGACCTGTGGCGCAAACGCGTCAAGGACGAAGTGCTGCGCATGAAGATCGCCGGCAAGGATCCCAAGCAGATCCAGGACACCCTGACCAAGCGCTACAAGAACCAGTTGGCGCGCCTGGACCAGACCCGCAGCGAAGACATGTTCTCGGCCTACATCAACACCTTCGCGCAGTCCTATGACCCGCACACCAACTACCTGTCGCCTGACAGCGCGGAAAACTTCGATATCAACATGAGCCTGTCGCTCGAAGGTATCGGCGCCGTGCTGCAAAGCGACAACGATCAGGTCAAGGTGGTACGCCTGGTACCGGCAGGCCCTGCCGACAAGACCAAGCAGATTGCCCCGGCCGACAAGATCATCGGCGTGGCGCAGGGCGACAAGGAAATGGTCGACGTGGTCGGCTGGCGCCTGGACGAAGTGGTCAAGCTGATCCGCGGCGCCAAGGGCTCCGTGGTACGCCTGGAAGTCATCCCGCATACCAATGCGCCGAACGACCAGACCAGCAAGATCGTCGCCATCACCCGTGAAGCGGTGAAGCTCGAAGAGCAGGCGGCCAAAAAGTCCATACTGCACCTCACCGAGAACGGCAAGGAATACAAGCTGGGCGTGATCGAGATCCCGGCCTTCTACCTGGATTTCAAGGCCTTCCGTGCCGGTGACCCGGACTACAAGTCCACCACCCGTGACGTGAAGAAGCTGCTGACCGAACTGCAAAAAGAAAAAGTCGACGGCGTGGTCATCGACTTGCGCAACAACGGCGGCGGCTCGTTGCAGGAAGCCACGGAGCTGACCAGCCTGTTCATCGAGAAAGGCCCGACCGTTCTGGTGCGCAACGCCGATGGCCGCGTCGACGTGCTCGAGGACGAGAACCCGGGCGCCTTCTACAAAGGCCCAATGGCGCTGCTGGTAAACCGCCTGTCGGCCTCGGCCTCGGAGATTTTCGCCGGCGCCATGCAGGACTACCACCGCGCGCTGATCATCGGCGGCCAGACCTTCGGCAAAGGCACCGTGCAAACCATTCAGCCGCTCAACCATGGCGAACTGAAACTGACCCTGGCCAAGTTCTACCGGGTTTCCGGGCAGAGCACCCAGCATCAGGGTGTACTGCCGGACGTGGCCTTCCCGTCGATCATCGACACCAAGGAAATCGGCGAAAGCGCGTTGCCCGAAGCCATGCCGTGGGACACCATCCGCCCCTCGATCAAGCCTGCGGTCGACCCGTTCAAACCGTTCATTGCCCAGCTCAAGGCTGACCACGACGCGCGCACCGACAAGGACGCCGAGTTCATCTACATTCGCGACCGCCTGGCGCTGGCCGAGAAGCTGATGAACGAAAAAACCGTGAGCCTGAACGAAGCCGATCGTCGTGCCCAGCACACCGACATCGAAGCCAAGCAACTGGCGCTGGAAAACGCCCGTCGCAAGGCCAAGGGCGAAGAGCCGCTCAAGGAAATGAAGAAAGAGGACGAAGACGCCCTGGCGGCCGAGCCCGACAAGACCAAGCCGGAAGACGATGCCTACCTGGCCGAAACCGGGCGCATCCTGCTGGACTACCTGAAGCTGAACTCGACGGTGGCAAAACATTGA
- a CDS encoding FKBP-type peptidyl-prolyl cis-trans isomerase: MKQHRLAAAVALVTLVLAGCDAQTSVELKTPAQKASYGIGLNMGKSLAQEGMDDLDSKAVAQGIEDAVGKKPQKLKDDELVEAFAALQKRAEERMTKMNAEAETAGKKFLEENGKKEGVVTTASGLQYQIVKKADGPQPKPTDVVTVHYEGKLIDGKVFDSSIERGSPIDLPVSGVIPGWVEGLQLMHVGEKVKLFIPADLAYGAQSPSPTIPANSVLVFDLELLAIKDPAKADAEPAAPAADDDKAAAK; encoded by the coding sequence ATGAAACAGCATCGGTTGGCGGCGGCGGTTGCCTTGGTCACTCTGGTCCTCGCGGGTTGCGACGCGCAGACCAGCGTAGAGCTGAAAACCCCGGCGCAAAAAGCTTCCTACGGTATCGGCCTGAACATGGGCAAGAGCCTGGCACAGGAAGGCATGGACGACCTGGACTCCAAGGCTGTAGCACAAGGCATCGAAGATGCCGTTGGCAAAAAGCCTCAGAAGCTCAAGGACGACGAATTGGTCGAGGCCTTCGCCGCGCTGCAAAAGCGTGCTGAAGAGCGCATGACCAAAATGAATGCCGAAGCTGAAACGGCTGGCAAGAAGTTCCTTGAGGAAAACGGCAAGAAGGAAGGCGTGGTCACCACCGCTTCCGGCCTGCAGTACCAGATCGTCAAGAAAGCCGATGGCCCACAGCCTAAGCCGACTGACGTGGTCACCGTTCATTACGAAGGCAAGCTGATCGACGGCAAGGTCTTCGACAGCTCCATCGAGCGCGGTAGCCCGATTGACCTGCCAGTGAGCGGTGTGATCCCAGGTTGGGTCGAAGGCCTGCAACTGATGCACGTGGGCGAGAAGGTCAAGCTGTTCATCCCGGCTGACCTGGCATACGGCGCGCAAAGCCCAAGCCCGACCATCCCGGCGAACTCGGTACTGGTCTTTGACCTGGAACTGTTGGCCATCAAGGACCCGGCAAAAGCTGACGCCGAGCCTGCGGCCCCGGCAGCCGACGACGACAAGGCTGCGGCCAAGTAA
- a CDS encoding potassium transporter Kup produces the protein MVQASSQAGAGHSAVKPIGMLVAAVGVVYGDIGTSPLYTLKEVFTGGYGIQVNHDGVLGILSLIFWSLIWVVSIKYMLFVLRADNQGEGGIMALTALARRAAAPYPRLSAALVVCGLIGAALFYGDSMITPAVSVLSAIEGLELAFDGISHWVVPLALIVLVGLFLIQRHGTASIGKLFGPVMVLWFVVLGVLGAYGISQQPEVINALNPMWGVRFFVSHVGIAIAVLGAVVLALTGAEALYADMGHFGRKPIARAWFILVLPALVLNYFGQGALILADPEAARNPFYLLAPNWALLPLIGLSTVATVIASQAVISGAFSLTQQAIQLGYIPRMHIQHTSSDEQGQIYIGAVNWTLMCGVILLVLGFESSGALASAYGVAVTGTMLMTTFLVAAVMLLSWKWPPIFAVPVMTICLLVDGLFFAANVPKIIQGGAFPVLAGTVLFILMTTWKRGKQLLVDRLDEGGLPLPIFISSIRVQPPHRVQGTAVFLTARPDAVPHALLHNLLHNQVLHEQVVLLTVVNEDDPRVPKERRFEVESYGEGFFRVILHYGFMDEPDVPGALKLCHLDDLDFSPMRTTYFLSRETVIPSKLVGMARWREALFAFMLKNANGNLRFFKLPVNRVIELGTQVEM, from the coding sequence ATGGTTCAGGCAAGTAGTCAGGCAGGCGCCGGTCATTCAGCGGTCAAACCGATCGGAATGCTCGTGGCAGCCGTCGGGGTCGTCTACGGCGATATCGGCACCAGCCCGTTGTATACCCTCAAGGAGGTGTTTACTGGCGGTTATGGTATCCAAGTCAACCATGATGGGGTGTTGGGCATTCTCTCGCTGATCTTCTGGTCGCTCATCTGGGTGGTCTCGATCAAGTACATGCTGTTCGTGCTGCGCGCCGATAACCAGGGCGAGGGCGGCATCATGGCCCTGACGGCGCTGGCTCGCCGGGCGGCGGCGCCGTACCCGCGCTTGAGCGCCGCCCTGGTGGTGTGCGGGCTGATCGGTGCTGCGCTGTTTTATGGCGACAGCATGATCACGCCGGCGGTCTCGGTGCTGTCGGCCATCGAGGGCCTGGAACTGGCGTTCGACGGCATCAGCCACTGGGTCGTGCCGCTGGCGCTGATCGTGTTGGTGGGCCTGTTTTTGATCCAGCGCCACGGCACGGCCAGTATCGGCAAGCTGTTTGGCCCGGTGATGGTGCTCTGGTTCGTGGTGCTGGGGGTGCTGGGCGCCTACGGGATTTCCCAGCAGCCGGAAGTGATCAACGCACTGAACCCGATGTGGGGCGTGCGCTTCTTCGTCAGCCACGTGGGCATTGCCATTGCCGTGCTCGGCGCCGTGGTACTGGCGTTGACCGGTGCCGAGGCGCTGTACGCCGACATGGGTCACTTCGGCCGCAAGCCCATTGCCCGCGCCTGGTTCATCCTGGTGCTGCCGGCCTTGGTGCTGAACTACTTCGGCCAGGGCGCATTGATCCTTGCCGACCCGGAAGCGGCCCGCAACCCGTTCTACCTGCTGGCGCCGAACTGGGCGTTGCTGCCGTTGATCGGCTTGTCCACCGTGGCCACGGTGATTGCCTCTCAGGCGGTAATTTCGGGGGCGTTCTCGCTGACCCAACAGGCGATCCAGTTGGGCTACATCCCACGCATGCACATCCAGCACACCTCCAGTGATGAGCAAGGCCAGATCTACATCGGCGCCGTGAACTGGACCTTGATGTGTGGCGTCATCCTGCTGGTGCTGGGCTTCGAGTCTTCCGGTGCCCTGGCCTCGGCCTACGGCGTGGCCGTGACCGGCACCATGCTGATGACCACCTTCCTGGTGGCCGCTGTGATGCTGCTGTCGTGGAAGTGGCCGCCGATCTTCGCGGTGCCGGTAATGACCATCTGCCTGCTGGTGGACGGCCTGTTCTTCGCCGCCAACGTGCCCAAGATCATCCAGGGTGGCGCCTTCCCGGTGCTGGCCGGTACCGTGCTGTTCATCCTGATGACCACTTGGAAGCGCGGTAAACAGCTGTTGGTCGACCGCCTGGATGAAGGCGGCCTGCCGCTGCCGATCTTCATCAGCAGCATCCGCGTGCAACCCCCGCACCGCGTGCAGGGTACCGCGGTGTTCCTCACGGCCCGCCCAGACGCCGTGCCCCATGCGTTGTTGCACAACCTGCTGCATAACCAGGTGCTGCATGAGCAGGTGGTATTGCTGACCGTGGTCAACGAAGACGACCCACGGGTGCCCAAAGAGCGGCGCTTTGAGGTCGAGTCCTACGGCGAAGGCTTCTTCCGGGTGATTTTGCACTACGGCTTCATGGATGAACCGGACGTACCGGGCGCGCTCAAGTTGTGCCACCTGGACGACCTGGATTTCAGCCCGATGCGCACCACCTACTTCCTCAGCCGCGAAACGGTGATCCCGTCCAAGCTGGTGGGCATGGCGCGTTGGCGCGAGGCGTTGTTCGCGTTCATGTTGAAGAATGCCAACGGCAATTTGCGCTTCTTCAAGCTGCCGGTTAACCGGGTGATCGAGTTGGGTACGCAGGTGGAGATGTAA
- the rimO gene encoding 30S ribosomal protein S12 methylthiotransferase RimO, translated as MSTTPAPAAPKVGFVSLGCPKALVDSERILTQLRMEGYEVVATYQDADVVVVNTCGFIDTAKAESLEVIGEAIKENGKVIVTGCMGVEENAIRKVHPSVLSVTGPQQYEQVVNAVHDVVPPRQDHNPLIDLVPPQGIKLTPRHYAYLKISEGCNHSCSFCIIPSMRGKLVSRPVGDVLSEAERLVKAGVKEILVISQDTSAYGVDVKYKTDFWNGKPVKTRMLELCEALSSLGVWVRLHYVYPYPNVDDIIPLMAAGKILPYLDIPFQHASPRILKLMKRPAFEDKTLARIKNWREQCPDLIIRSTFIVGFPGETEEDFQYLLNWLTEAQLDRVGCFQYSPVEGAPANLLDAAVVPDDVKQDRWDRFMAHQQAISAARLQMKIGKEIEVLIDEVDEQGAVGRCFFDAPEIDGSVFIENDGTLQPGEKIMCRVTDADEYDLWAEKI; from the coding sequence ATGTCCACCACTCCTGCACCGGCCGCTCCAAAGGTTGGTTTTGTCTCCCTGGGTTGCCCTAAGGCCCTGGTCGACTCTGAACGCATCCTGACCCAGTTGCGCATGGAAGGCTACGAAGTCGTGGCCACGTACCAGGACGCCGACGTGGTGGTGGTGAACACCTGTGGTTTCATCGACACCGCCAAGGCCGAGTCCCTGGAAGTGATCGGCGAAGCCATCAAGGAAAACGGCAAGGTGATCGTCACCGGTTGCATGGGCGTCGAAGAAAACGCCATCCGCAAGGTGCACCCCAGCGTGCTGTCCGTTACCGGCCCGCAGCAATACGAGCAGGTGGTGAACGCGGTGCACGACGTGGTGCCGCCGCGCCAGGATCACAACCCGCTGATCGACCTGGTGCCGCCACAAGGCATCAAGCTGACCCCGCGCCACTACGCTTACCTGAAGATTTCCGAAGGCTGCAACCACAGCTGCAGCTTCTGCATCATCCCCTCGATGCGCGGCAAGCTGGTCAGCCGCCCGGTGGGCGACGTGCTGAGCGAGGCCGAGCGCCTGGTAAAAGCCGGCGTGAAAGAGATCCTGGTGATTTCCCAGGACACCAGTGCCTACGGCGTGGACGTCAAGTACAAGACCGACTTCTGGAACGGCAAGCCGGTCAAGACCCGCATGCTGGAACTGTGCGAAGCGCTGAGCAGCCTGGGCGTGTGGGTGCGCCTGCACTACGTGTACCCGTACCCGAACGTCGACGACATCATCCCGTTGATGGCCGCCGGCAAGATCCTGCCGTACCTGGACATTCCGTTCCAGCACGCCAGCCCGCGCATCCTGAAGCTGATGAAGCGCCCCGCGTTCGAAGACAAGACCTTGGCGCGCATCAAGAACTGGCGCGAACAGTGCCCGGACCTGATCATCCGCTCCACCTTCATCGTCGGCTTCCCTGGCGAAACCGAAGAAGACTTCCAGTACCTGCTGAACTGGCTGACCGAAGCCCAGTTGGACCGCGTTGGTTGCTTCCAGTACTCGCCGGTGGAAGGCGCCCCGGCCAACCTGCTGGACGCCGCCGTTGTACCGGACGACGTCAAGCAGGACCGTTGGGACCGTTTCATGGCCCACCAGCAAGCCATCAGCGCCGCACGCCTGCAGATGAAGATCGGCAAGGAAATCGAAGTGCTGATCGATGAAGTCGACGAGCAAGGCGCCGTGGGCCGCTGCTTCTTCGACGCGCCGGAGATCGACGGCAGCGTGTTCATCGAAAACGACGGTACCTTGCAACCGGGCGAGAAGATCATGTGCCGGGTGACCGACGCCGACGAATACGACCTGTGGGCCGAGAAGATCTAA
- a CDS encoding sel1 repeat family protein, whose translation MKPWLWRLRARVSYWVARQLFGWPWFVKQPQGWHWLEGQFARMAALGDVQAQSFYGHILAFRGVGIGAREEGGRLLRLAAEAGDAKAAYQLGVMCLAGTASIAPDAVASVHWWTLALNAGHPMAALKLAQLYRQGGPGLAPDPQAAQRYEQGRH comes from the coding sequence GTGAAGCCATGGCTCTGGCGGCTGCGCGCCAGGGTCAGCTATTGGGTGGCACGGCAACTGTTTGGCTGGCCCTGGTTCGTCAAGCAACCGCAGGGTTGGCACTGGCTTGAAGGCCAGTTCGCTCGCATGGCGGCCTTGGGCGATGTTCAGGCGCAAAGCTTTTACGGGCATATCCTGGCCTTTCGCGGCGTGGGCATCGGGGCCCGCGAGGAGGGGGGGCGGCTGTTACGCCTGGCCGCCGAAGCCGGCGACGCCAAGGCCGCCTATCAACTGGGGGTGATGTGCCTGGCAGGCACGGCCAGTATCGCCCCGGACGCAGTGGCCAGCGTGCACTGGTGGACCTTGGCACTGAACGCGGGCCACCCCATGGCCGCGCTCAAGCTTGCGCAGCTGTACCGCCAGGGTGGCCCGGGCCTTGCGCCGGATCCGCAAGCGGCACAGCGCTATGAGCAAGGTCGGCACTGA
- a CDS encoding YkvA family protein — protein MKAPWSYVRFLPLAERLLARGRLPALIFAVARKGRGEGSRLGKLKDDVKLLQALCVAYWRGEYRAISPRALLSIVAGLMYFVSPIDAIPDWIPGIGMLDDIAVLAWVMSTLESELNAFRAWRSALAPEKLRVVERLPASPKALTLEHHKD, from the coding sequence ATGAAAGCACCTTGGAGTTACGTCCGCTTCCTGCCACTGGCCGAACGCCTGTTGGCACGCGGCCGATTGCCCGCGCTGATTTTTGCCGTGGCCCGCAAGGGCAGGGGCGAGGGCAGCCGCCTGGGCAAGCTCAAAGACGATGTGAAACTGCTGCAGGCGCTCTGCGTGGCCTATTGGCGCGGTGAGTACCGGGCCATTAGCCCGCGGGCGCTGCTGTCCATCGTGGCGGGCTTGATGTACTTTGTTAGCCCCATCGACGCCATTCCTGACTGGATACCGGGCATCGGCATGCTCGACGACATCGCGGTGCTGGCGTGGGTGATGAGCACTCTGGAATCGGAACTGAACGCCTTCCGCGCCTGGCGCAGTGCCCTGGCCCCGGAAAAGCTGCGGGTGGTGGAACGCCTGCCGGCCAGCCCCAAGGCCTTGACGCTGGAACATCACAAGGACTGA
- a CDS encoding bifunctional diguanylate cyclase/phosphodiesterase yields MTITEQIGTLGNILAHGGLHSLFQPIVSLSERRILGFEALSRGPSNSALHSPINLFAVARQAGRLSELEIACRESACRRFSEQKLPGKLFLNVSPESLLEPTHQPGRTLQLLQSFGIPPSEVVIELTEQTPTDDFGLLFNALHHYRAMGFSIALDDLGAGYSSLRLWSELRPDYVKIDRHFIDGIHQDAVKREFVGSILQIAKASRAQVIAEGIELVEELAVLAEMGVDLVQGYLLCRPQEHPPHDARAMLPKLETSSPALNDDGSDLSALLIEQPSVHCDMPTARVLEAFRRQANLNSLAVLDADEQPCGIVHRYSLSEALLKPFATDLFARKPISRLMSEDFLAVEINQSLQQVSRLLTSRARQRIEEDFIITLNGRYVGLGRVIDVLKLITELKIQQARYANPLTLLPGNVPIQQCLTRLLQQGRESLICYVDIDSFKPFNDIYGYGRGDEVLLCLAQCLNERVDPSRDFVGHIGGDDFLLVLGAQDWRKRLIHLQEDFQSQCRRFYRAEHLDEGCFIATNRQGQRQEFALLSLSIGVVHLHPAACATLDASQLAELASQAKHHAKNIPGYSLYVIDSLSADLAHSAVPLADPAQGPGHPGGTAAQA; encoded by the coding sequence ATGACCATCACCGAACAGATCGGCACCTTGGGCAACATCCTGGCGCACGGCGGTTTGCACAGCCTGTTCCAGCCCATCGTCTCGCTGTCGGAACGGCGCATCCTCGGATTCGAGGCACTGAGCCGCGGCCCGTCCAACTCCGCGCTGCATTCGCCGATCAACCTATTTGCCGTGGCCCGCCAGGCCGGGCGCCTCAGCGAGCTGGAGATCGCCTGCCGCGAAAGCGCCTGCCGGCGTTTCAGCGAGCAAAAACTCCCAGGCAAGCTGTTCCTCAACGTCTCGCCCGAGTCGTTGCTGGAACCCACGCACCAACCGGGCCGCACCCTGCAACTGCTGCAAAGCTTCGGCATCCCGCCCAGCGAAGTGGTGATCGAGCTGACCGAACAGACGCCCACCGACGATTTCGGCTTGCTGTTCAACGCCCTTCATCATTATCGCGCCATGGGCTTTTCCATCGCCCTGGACGACCTGGGTGCCGGTTACTCCAGCCTGCGCTTGTGGTCCGAACTGCGCCCGGACTACGTGAAAATCGACCGGCACTTCATCGACGGTATCCACCAGGATGCGGTGAAGCGCGAATTCGTCGGCTCCATCCTGCAAATTGCCAAGGCCTCGCGGGCCCAGGTGATCGCCGAAGGCATCGAATTGGTGGAAGAGCTGGCCGTGCTGGCCGAGATGGGCGTGGACCTGGTCCAGGGCTATTTGCTGTGCCGACCGCAGGAGCATCCCCCGCACGACGCCCGCGCCATGCTGCCAAAACTTGAAACCAGCAGCCCGGCCCTGAACGATGACGGCAGCGACCTGAGCGCCCTGCTGATCGAGCAACCCTCGGTGCACTGCGACATGCCCACCGCGCGGGTGCTGGAGGCCTTCCGCCGCCAAGCCAACCTGAACTCCCTGGCGGTGCTGGACGCCGACGAGCAGCCCTGCGGCATCGTGCACCGCTACTCGCTGTCCGAAGCGCTGCTCAAGCCCTTTGCCACCGACCTGTTCGCACGCAAGCCGATCAGCCGGTTGATGAGCGAGGATTTCCTGGCCGTGGAGATCAACCAGTCCCTGCAACAGGTCAGCCGGTTGCTGACCAGCCGCGCCCGCCAGCGCATCGAGGAAGACTTCATCATCACCCTCAACGGCCGCTACGTGGGCTTGGGAAGGGTGATCGATGTGCTCAAGCTGATCACCGAGCTCAAGATCCAGCAGGCGCGCTACGCCAACCCGCTGACCCTGTTGCCCGGCAACGTACCGATCCAGCAGTGCCTGACGCGGCTACTGCAGCAAGGCCGCGAGTCGCTGATCTGCTACGTGGACATCGACAGTTTCAAGCCCTTCAACGACATCTACGGCTACGGCCGCGGCGATGAAGTGCTGCTGTGCCTGGCGCAATGCCTGAACGAACGGGTCGACCCCAGCCGTGACTTTGTCGGCCATATTGGCGGCGACGACTTTTTGCTGGTGCTGGGTGCGCAAGACTGGCGCAAGCGCCTCATTCATCTGCAGGAAGACTTCCAGAGCCAATGCCGGCGCTTCTACCGCGCCGAACACTTGGACGAAGGCTGCTTCATTGCCACCAACCGCCAGGGCCAGCGCCAGGAGTTTGCCCTGCTGTCGTTGTCGATCGGCGTGGTGCACCTGCACCCCGCGGCCTGCGCGACGCTGGATGCCAGCCAACTGGCCGAACTGGCTTCACAGGCCAAGCATCACGCCAAGAACATTCCCGGCTACAGCCTGTACGTGATCGACTCGCTCAGTGCCGACCTTGCTCATAGCGCTGTGCCGCTTGCGGATCCGGCGCAAGGCCCGGGCCACCCTGGCGGTACAGCTGCGCAAGCTTGA
- a CDS encoding helix-turn-helix domain-containing protein, which translates to MGVQVISRDGKPEYAVLPWDQYQALLAAAGAPQATVEPQVAANANAEAASPVGFDQLKPLREAKGLALEALARTVGISPSYLAMIESGERVPDAAIRRSLAWELGVPGWEEPS; encoded by the coding sequence ATGGGTGTTCAGGTCATCAGCCGCGATGGCAAGCCGGAGTATGCGGTGTTGCCGTGGGACCAGTATCAAGCACTGCTGGCTGCTGCAGGCGCGCCGCAGGCCACTGTCGAGCCGCAAGTAGCCGCCAATGCCAATGCCGAAGCCGCTTCGCCAGTGGGCTTCGACCAGCTCAAGCCGCTGCGCGAAGCCAAGGGCCTGGCCCTGGAGGCGTTGGCCCGCACGGTGGGCATCAGCCCCTCGTACCTGGCCATGATCGAAAGTGGCGAGCGGGTACCGGACGCGGCCATCCGACGAAGCCTGGCCTGGGAACTGGGGGTTCCCGGCTGGGAAGAACCGTCATGA
- the pcaQ gene encoding pca operon transcription factor PcaQ yields the protein MNLDTRIKFRHLLCFLEIARQGSFAKAADAVSISQPAISKTLKELEDLLETRLFERGKSGVELTPAGIRFMRYAGPCVQALRDGVSTLRTEEHEPPQVKIGILSTVESLLMPEVIGLLHQRHAALVVSVATGPSAFLLSQLHVGELDLVIGRMTDSPQIQGLLFEHLYSESMTLVVRPDHPLLMLQPTDRAQISGYPLVVPSAGTTIRKHADSLFVQCAIVPSAQRVETLSPTLSRRYVLSSDAIWVAPRDAVLLEISRGELAELDLGVREPGGSVGICSNAAMALPLPAQWMCEVLREVALRYRQVSHP from the coding sequence ATGAACCTCGACACTCGCATCAAATTCCGCCACCTGCTGTGCTTTCTCGAAATTGCCCGCCAAGGCAGCTTCGCCAAGGCTGCCGATGCCGTTTCAATCAGCCAGCCGGCTATTTCCAAAACCCTGAAGGAGCTGGAAGACCTGCTTGAAACGCGCCTGTTCGAGCGCGGCAAGAGTGGCGTGGAGCTGACCCCGGCCGGTATACGCTTCATGCGCTATGCCGGGCCGTGCGTGCAGGCATTGCGCGACGGTGTGAGCACCCTGCGCACCGAGGAGCATGAGCCACCGCAGGTGAAGATCGGCATCCTCTCTACTGTAGAGAGCCTGTTGATGCCCGAGGTGATCGGCCTGTTGCACCAGCGCCACGCGGCGTTGGTGGTGAGCGTGGCCACCGGGCCCAGCGCCTTCCTGTTGTCGCAGTTGCACGTGGGCGAGCTGGACCTGGTGATCGGGCGCATGACCGACAGCCCGCAAATCCAGGGCTTGCTGTTCGAGCATCTGTACAGCGAGTCGATGACCCTGGTAGTGCGCCCTGATCACCCGTTGCTGATGCTGCAACCCACCGACCGGGCGCAGATCAGTGGCTACCCCTTGGTGGTGCCGAGCGCCGGCACCACCATCCGCAAGCACGCCGACAGCCTATTCGTACAGTGTGCGATCGTACCGTCGGCGCAGCGGGTAGAGACCCTGTCGCCCACCTTGAGCCGGCGCTACGTGCTCAGCAGTGACGCCATCTGGGTGGCGCCGCGTGATGCCGTGCTGCTGGAAATCAGCCGTGGCGAACTGGCCGAACTGGACCTGGGTGTGCGCGAGCCGGGCGGTTCGGTGGGTATTTGCAGCAATGCGGCGATGGCCTTGCCGTTGCCGGCGCAATGGATGTGCGAGGTATTGCGCGAAGTTGCGCTACGCTATCGGCAAGTCAGTCATCCCTGA